A genomic segment from Anaerobaca lacustris encodes:
- the tnpA gene encoding IS200/IS605 family transposase, with product MHEWQSLSHVRWECKYHVVIIPKYRRKVLYGKVRHQIGRILRELCQQRGVELLEGHCMPDHIHMCLSIPPKYSVAHTVGFLKGKSAVRIHRELLYERRMTGLHFWATGYCVSTVGLDEQRIRQYIREQEKLESGQGELDLK from the coding sequence ATGCATGAATGGCAAAGCCTGTCCCACGTTCGGTGGGAGTGTAAGTATCACGTGGTGATTATACCAAAGTACCGGCGAAAAGTACTGTATGGCAAGGTCCGACATCAAATTGGGCGGATCCTGCGAGAGTTGTGCCAACAGAGAGGCGTCGAACTGCTGGAAGGGCATTGTATGCCCGACCACATCCACATGTGCCTGAGCATCCCGCCGAAGTACAGTGTGGCCCATACGGTGGGATTTCTCAAGGGCAAGAGTGCCGTGCGCATTCACCGGGAACTGTTGTATGAGCGACGGATGACCGGGCTTCATTTCTGGGCTACCGGCTACTGTGTGAGCACGGTGGGCTTGGATGAGCAGCGGATTCGCCAGTACATTCGTGAGCAGGAGAAACTGGAGTCCGGGCAAGGCGAACTGGACCTGAAGTAG